The following proteins are encoded in a genomic region of Brachypodium distachyon strain Bd21 chromosome 1, Brachypodium_distachyon_v3.0, whole genome shotgun sequence:
- the LOC112270059 gene encoding uncharacterized protein LOC112270059 produces the protein MEAGAGGGNCAGVVAVAAVSAAVTLATVRLYHGLESDFRRKIQLQLQHRHSGQPRCVRPATAAKKKVRFAEYDVVLEPCSNNEEHRSLRRQRPTAGAAGGGQSHLHAHAQFSF, from the exons agggaaCTGCGCGGGCGTCGTGGCCGTCGCGGCGGTGTCGGCCGCGGTCACGCTCGCCACCGTGCGGCTCTACCACGGCCTCGAGTCGGACTTCAGGCGGAAgatccagctccagctccagcatAGACATA GTGGCCAGCCGAGGTGCGTGAgaccggcgacggcggccaaGAAGAAGGTGCGGTTCGCGGAGTACGACGTGGTGCTGGAGCCGTGCTCCAACAACGAGGAGCACCGGAGTCTCCGGAGGCAGAGGCCCACGGCGGGCGCTGCTGGGGGTGGCCAGAGTCACCTGCATGCACACGCTCAGTTTTCGTTTTGA
- the LOC106865803 gene encoding uncharacterized protein LOC106865803, translated as MVINQETLAFGGRMWFVDVTWGVVSADPFSDRPELSFTELPRGSVLPDGVQQFEGVPSSQRPDNFRQVGVSQGRLRYVEVSRKEPFVLSSFVLDNEGIGWTLEHRVALSKLWADGGFPWLPLKESPQIGLIDPHNANVVYLTVDQLVLVLDMNMKEVTGPYPHTGNPMFKCIPCVLPPWLGSSRIPSVGKKDAEKNKGLADVLVRSDIP; from the exons ATGGTGATAAACCAGGAGACGCTGGCATTCGGCGGTCGCATGTGGTTCGTCGACGTCACCTGGGGCGTGGTCTCCGCCGACCCGTTCAGCGATCGGCCGGAGCTCTCCTTCACCGAGCTGCCAAGGGGCAGCGTGCTGCCTGATGGCGTACAGCAATTTGAGGGCGTGCCGTCGAGCCAGAGACCCGACAACTTCCGGCAGGTGGGTGTCAGCCAAGGGCGGCTGCGGTATGTCGAGGTCTCTCGAAAGGAACCATTCGTACTCAGTTCCTTCGTGCTCGACAACGAAGGCATTGGCTGGACGCTGGAGCACCGGGTGGCGCTCAGCAAACTCTGGGCGGATGGAGGCTTCCCATGGCTACCCTTAAAGGAGTCGCCACAAATAGGCCTTATTGACCCACACAACGCAAATGTCGTGTACCTCACGGTTGACCAACTCGTTCTCGTCCTGGACATGAACATGAAGGAGGTGACTGGGCCTTATCCGCATACAGGCAACCCCATGTTTAAGTGTATACCATGTGTTCTTCCACCGTGGCTTGGATCGAGCCGGATCCCCTCTGTAG GCAAAAAGGACGCTGAGAAAAACAAGGGTTTGGCAGATGTTCTAGTTCGCTCAGATATCCCGTAG
- the LOC100823316 gene encoding uncharacterized protein LOC100823316, with amino-acid sequence MATRTSKARHRAEASAPATSVAVAAARAQDSPPAPAAAAAAALRRSAAFPPRRGHQQHHSQHYPNASPQHPHLHLRCDSERIGSRQPRCGEVAGGTAAGCAAVCCCFPCVMVEVVVLATVRAPAALCRRAVKARRRAGGRRTASAGQAADMYELLVDGGGLGLGAEAGGDAAVVWPAVKPVDEAGDMEKEVWARFYEAGFWRSPSQLGDEIR; translated from the coding sequence ATGGCCACCCGCACCAGCAAGGCCCGCCACCGCGCCGAGGCCTCTGCTCCGGCCACGTcggtggccgtggcggcggccagggcccaggactctcctccggcccccgccgcggccgccgccgccgcgctgcgcCGTTCCGCGGCCTTCCCcccgcgccgcggccaccAGCAGCATCACAGCCAGCACTACCCCAACGCCTCGCCGCAGCACCCGCACCTGCACCTGCGCTGCGACAGCGAGCGGATCGGCAGCAGGCAGCCCCGGTGCGGCGAGGTGGCtggcggcacggcggcggggtgCGCCGCCgtgtgctgctgcttcccGTGCGTCATGGTGGAGGTGGTCGTGCTCGCCACGgtgcgcgcgcccgccgcgctcTGCCGCCGCGCGGTCAAGGCGCGGCGCCGGGCGGGCGGAAGGCGGACGGCGTCCGCGGGGCAGGCGGCGGACATGTACGAGCTGctggtggacggcggcggcctgggcctgggggccgaggccggcggcgacgcggcggtgGTCTGGCCGGCGGTGAAGCCGGTGGACGAGGCGGGGGACATGGAGAAGGAGGTGTGGGCCAGGTTCTACGAAGCGGGCTTCTGGAGGAGCCCGTCGCAGCTGGGCGACGAGATCAGATGA